A single genomic interval of Amycolatopsis albispora harbors:
- a CDS encoding lytic polysaccharide monooxygenase auxiliary activity family 9 protein yields MTKKRAGTALAAATALVAGLLTMVLGAPGASAHGALMKAGSRTFLCWQDGLTPQGNIVPVNPACSAAVNQSGANSLYNWFSVLRSDGAGRTRGFIPDGQLCSGGNPSFAGFNGTGNWPLTHLTSGANFNFSYNAWAAHPGWFYLYVTKNGWNPDAPLRWDDLEEQPFLTVDHPQVTGAVGSVEGQYKWSGALPSGKSGRHIIYSVWKRSDSAETFYGCSDVTFDGGNGEVTGVKDATGSPGGPGTPAGSCTAEYAVTSTWNGGHQAEVTVKNAGTAPLSGWRANWTLPTGQTINSVWNGTQTQSGDQVTVRNVDWNAALAAGGTTKFGLSVNSPGSAPAVPAITCQSP; encoded by the coding sequence GTGACAAAGAAAAGGGCGGGTACCGCACTCGCCGCCGCCACCGCTCTGGTGGCGGGATTGCTCACCATGGTGCTCGGCGCGCCCGGCGCGTCGGCACACGGCGCGCTGATGAAAGCGGGCAGCCGGACCTTCCTCTGCTGGCAGGACGGGCTCACCCCGCAGGGCAATATCGTGCCGGTCAATCCCGCGTGTTCGGCGGCGGTGAACCAGAGCGGCGCGAATTCGCTCTACAACTGGTTCTCCGTGCTCCGGTCGGACGGGGCCGGCCGCACCCGCGGCTTCATCCCGGACGGCCAGCTGTGCTCGGGCGGCAACCCGAGCTTCGCCGGCTTCAACGGGACCGGGAACTGGCCGCTGACGCATCTGACCTCGGGCGCCAACTTCAACTTCTCCTACAACGCCTGGGCCGCGCATCCCGGCTGGTTCTACCTCTACGTGACCAAGAACGGCTGGAATCCCGACGCCCCGCTGCGCTGGGACGACCTGGAGGAGCAGCCGTTCCTGACCGTGGACCACCCGCAGGTCACCGGCGCGGTGGGCAGCGTGGAAGGGCAGTACAAGTGGTCCGGCGCGCTGCCGTCGGGCAAGAGCGGGCGCCACATCATCTACTCGGTGTGGAAGCGCTCGGACAGCGCGGAGACCTTCTACGGCTGCTCCGACGTCACCTTCGACGGCGGGAACGGCGAGGTCACCGGGGTCAAGGACGCCACCGGCAGCCCCGGCGGCCCGGGCACCCCGGCCGGCAGCTGCACGGCCGAGTACGCGGTCACCAGCACCTGGAACGGCGGGCACCAGGCCGAGGTCACCGTGAAGAACGCCGGTACCGCCCCGCTTTCGGGCTGGCGGGCGAACTGGACGCTGCCCACCGGGCAGACGATCAACAGCGTCTGGAACGGCACCCAGACGCAGTCGGGTGATCAGGTGACCGTGCGCAACGTGGACTGGAACGCCGCGCTGGCGGCGGGCGGCACCACGAAGTTCGGGCTTTCGGTGAACTCGCCGGGCAGTGCTCCGGCGGTGCCCGCGATCACCTGCCAGAGCCCGTAA
- a CDS encoding glycoside hydrolase family 9 protein, whose translation MGNRARWRALTATGALLGAGLLALPPAAAAAEYERVVNGDFASGEVNPWWNGAGTTGSVVGGEFCTEVTGGTVNGYDALVGQNGVAFEAGQPYTLKFDARAATPQPISAVAGEAVDPYRQIARTEVQLTTEPQSFTYTFDSTLDFPTAGNGQLAFWFGGQSFDNTICVDNVSLVGGVKPPPGLEPAAPVRVNQTGYLPGLPKRASVANESTTPVPWTLKNAAGTAVASGQSTPKGLDPNSGEHVHLVDFSAYETVGTGYTLTVGADTSHPFDISPDVLKDLRYDSLAFFYHQRSGTPIEAEYAGAEHARPAGHLNVAPNQGDHDVPCLAGVDCGYTLDVPGGWYDAGDHGKYVVNGGISAWQLLNEYERALRVGDASALGDGKLAIPERGNGVPDILDEAKWEVDFLLKMQVPDGRPLAGMAHHKIHDAQWTGLPMLPHLDPQVRRLSAPSTAATLNLAAVAAQAARLWKEIDPAFSAQALAAAEKAYQAARANPAKLADPNDGTGGGAYSDGTVTDEFYWAAAELFATTGGSGYRADLTGSPLYKGASFNARGFDWGSTGALGDITLALVPTALPAADVAAIRQAITTTADGHLAQMAAQGHPAPYRTQDGSYEWGSNGLIANNGVVLALAYDFTKQAKYREGAFGVMDYLLGRNPVNYSYVSGWGEQPVRNVHHRHWANQLDPSLPIAPAGALSGGPNSALQDPISAGLLKGCPAQRCFVDHIEAYSVNEVTVNWNSALAWLANWAAEKSTVDTPPAACSVSYQANGWNSGLSASVVLKNTSAVAWNGWTLKFAFSGNQQLQHGWSATWSQQGAEVTAVNLPWNASVAPGASVTIGFNASSPGPATAPASFSVNGSTCK comes from the coding sequence ATGGGGAACAGAGCACGATGGCGTGCGCTGACCGCCACCGGCGCGCTGCTCGGCGCCGGTCTGCTGGCGCTGCCGCCGGCCGCGGCGGCGGCCGAATACGAACGCGTGGTCAACGGGGATTTCGCCAGCGGTGAGGTCAATCCGTGGTGGAACGGCGCGGGCACCACCGGCTCGGTGGTCGGCGGCGAGTTCTGCACGGAGGTCACCGGTGGCACGGTCAACGGCTACGACGCGCTCGTCGGCCAGAACGGCGTCGCCTTCGAAGCCGGGCAGCCCTACACGCTGAAGTTCGACGCGCGGGCGGCCACCCCGCAGCCGATCTCCGCGGTGGCGGGGGAGGCGGTCGACCCGTACCGGCAGATCGCCAGGACCGAGGTGCAGCTCACCACCGAACCGCAGAGCTTCACCTACACCTTCGACTCCACTTTGGACTTCCCGACCGCGGGGAACGGGCAGCTCGCCTTCTGGTTCGGCGGCCAGTCCTTCGACAACACGATCTGCGTGGACAACGTGTCACTGGTCGGCGGGGTGAAACCACCGCCGGGCCTGGAACCGGCCGCGCCGGTGCGCGTCAACCAGACCGGCTACCTTCCCGGCCTGCCCAAGCGCGCCAGCGTGGCGAACGAATCGACCACGCCGGTGCCGTGGACGCTGAAGAACGCGGCGGGCACGGCGGTGGCGAGCGGGCAGAGCACGCCGAAGGGGCTGGACCCGAACTCCGGGGAGCACGTGCACCTGGTCGACTTCTCGGCCTACGAAACCGTGGGCACCGGCTACACGCTCACCGTCGGCGCGGACACCAGCCACCCGTTCGACATCTCGCCGGACGTGCTGAAGGACCTGCGGTACGACTCGCTCGCGTTCTTCTACCACCAGCGCAGCGGCACGCCGATCGAGGCGGAATACGCCGGTGCCGAGCACGCGCGGCCCGCCGGGCACCTGAACGTCGCGCCGAACCAGGGTGACCACGACGTGCCGTGCCTGGCCGGGGTCGACTGCGGGTACACGCTGGACGTGCCCGGCGGCTGGTACGACGCGGGCGACCACGGGAAGTACGTGGTCAACGGCGGGATCTCGGCGTGGCAGCTGCTCAACGAATACGAGCGGGCGCTGCGCGTCGGCGACGCTTCCGCACTGGGTGACGGCAAGCTGGCCATTCCGGAGCGCGGCAACGGCGTGCCGGACATTCTCGACGAAGCGAAGTGGGAGGTCGACTTCCTGCTGAAGATGCAGGTGCCGGACGGCAGGCCGCTGGCGGGCATGGCGCACCACAAGATCCACGACGCGCAGTGGACCGGGTTGCCCATGCTGCCGCACCTCGACCCGCAGGTGCGTCGCCTGTCGGCACCCAGCACCGCGGCGACGCTGAACCTGGCCGCGGTGGCGGCGCAGGCGGCGAGGCTGTGGAAGGAGATCGACCCGGCTTTCTCCGCACAGGCGCTGGCCGCGGCGGAGAAGGCGTACCAGGCCGCGCGGGCCAACCCGGCCAAGCTCGCCGACCCGAACGACGGAACCGGCGGTGGCGCCTACAGCGACGGCACGGTGACCGACGAGTTCTACTGGGCGGCCGCGGAACTCTTCGCCACCACCGGCGGGAGCGGCTACCGGGCGGACCTGACCGGCTCGCCGCTGTACAAGGGCGCGAGCTTCAACGCACGCGGGTTCGACTGGGGCTCGACGGGCGCGCTCGGCGACATCACGCTCGCGCTGGTGCCGACCGCGCTGCCCGCAGCGGATGTCGCGGCGATCCGACAGGCGATCACCACCACGGCGGACGGGCACCTGGCGCAGATGGCCGCGCAGGGGCACCCGGCGCCGTACCGCACGCAGGACGGTTCGTACGAATGGGGTTCGAACGGGCTGATCGCGAACAACGGCGTGGTGCTGGCGCTGGCGTACGACTTCACCAAGCAGGCGAAGTACCGTGAGGGCGCGTTCGGCGTGATGGACTACCTGCTCGGGCGGAACCCGGTGAACTATTCGTACGTTTCGGGGTGGGGCGAGCAGCCGGTGCGGAACGTGCACCACCGGCACTGGGCGAACCAGCTCGACCCGTCGCTGCCGATCGCGCCGGCGGGCGCGCTTTCGGGCGGGCCGAACAGCGCGCTCCAGGACCCGATCTCGGCGGGGTTGCTGAAGGGCTGCCCGGCGCAGCGGTGCTTCGTCGACCACATCGAGGCGTACTCGGTGAACGAGGTGACGGTCAACTGGAACTCGGCGCTGGCGTGGCTGGCGAACTGGGCGGCGGAGAAGTCCACAGTGGATACTCCTCCGGCGGCTTGCTCGGTGAGTTACCAGGCGAACGGCTGGAACTCGGGGCTGTCGGCTTCGGTGGTGTTGAAGAACACCAGCGCGGTGGCGTGGAACGGGTGGACGCTGAAGTTCGCGTTCAGCGGGAACCAGCAGCTGCAGCACGGGTGGTCGGCGACCTGGTCGCAGCAGGGCGCGGAGGTGACGGCGGTGAACCTGCCGTGGAACGCGTCGGTGGCGCCCGGGGCGTCGGTGACGATCGGGTTCAACGCTTCGAGCCCCGGCCCGGCAACGGCACCGGCGAGCTTCAGCGTGAACGGCTCGACGTGTAAGTAG
- a CDS encoding ABC transporter ATP-binding protein — MAAVTYHAASRVYPGKPPVRAVDQLDLEVADGEFLVLVGPSGSGKSTALRMLAGLEEIDEGSVRIGAQDVTSIPSRDRDIAMVFQNYALYPHMSVGENMGFALKLRRTPKAEIKERVLTAARLLDLEPYLDRKPKALSGGQRQRVAMGRAIVREPSVFLMDEPLSNLDAKLRVETRANIAALQRRLGTTTVYVTHDQVEAMTMGHRVAVLKDGLLQQCDTPRELYDHPANAFVAGFIGSPSMNLLTVPVAEGGVRIGSYAVPLRRDHLRDAKWAGLSEVTVGVRPEALRVTGAGDDAIKLTVDLVEELGADALVHGTTPEDESLVLRIDGRLAPSMGKSLRIAVRDPDELHLFHPVTGERLTR, encoded by the coding sequence GAGGTGGCCGACGGCGAGTTCCTGGTGCTGGTCGGCCCGTCCGGTTCGGGCAAGTCGACCGCGCTGCGCATGCTCGCCGGGCTCGAGGAGATCGACGAAGGCAGCGTGCGGATCGGCGCGCAGGACGTCACGTCGATCCCCTCGCGGGACCGCGACATCGCGATGGTGTTCCAGAACTACGCGCTGTACCCGCACATGTCCGTCGGCGAGAACATGGGTTTCGCGCTGAAGCTGCGGCGGACGCCGAAGGCCGAGATCAAGGAGCGCGTGCTCACCGCGGCGCGGCTGCTGGATCTGGAGCCGTACCTGGACCGCAAGCCGAAGGCGCTGTCCGGCGGTCAGCGGCAGCGGGTGGCGATGGGGCGGGCGATCGTGCGGGAGCCGTCGGTGTTCCTGATGGACGAGCCACTGTCCAATTTGGACGCCAAGCTGCGGGTGGAGACGCGGGCGAACATCGCCGCGCTGCAACGGCGGCTGGGCACGACGACGGTGTACGTCACGCACGACCAGGTCGAGGCGATGACCATGGGGCACCGGGTGGCGGTGCTCAAGGACGGCCTGCTGCAGCAGTGCGACACCCCGCGGGAACTGTACGACCACCCGGCGAACGCCTTCGTGGCGGGATTCATCGGGTCGCCGTCGATGAACCTGCTGACCGTGCCGGTCGCCGAGGGCGGGGTGCGGATCGGTTCGTATGCCGTCCCGCTGCGGCGAGACCACCTGCGGGACGCGAAGTGGGCGGGTCTGTCGGAGGTCACCGTCGGCGTGCGGCCGGAGGCGCTGCGCGTCACCGGGGCGGGCGATGACGCGATCAAGCTGACCGTGGACCTGGTGGAGGAACTCGGCGCCGACGCACTCGTGCACGGGACCACCCCGGAAGACGAGTCACTCGTCCTCCGCATCGACGGGCGACTGGCCCCTTCGATGGGCAAGTCCCTGCGCATCGCCGTCCGAGACCCAGACGAACTGCACCTCTTCCACCCGGTCACCGGAGAACGCCTGACCCGCTGA
- a CDS encoding glycoside hydrolase family 9 protein, whose amino-acid sequence MPHRRSPVPPALFAAAVLLTTALATPAVSAPAAGFNYGEALQKSILFYDAQRSGVLGPGNRVNWRGDSGLADGQDAGLDLTGGFYDAGDHVKFGLPFAASMTMLAWGAVEEPAAYQRSGQLPHLKANLKHGTDWLLKAHPEPNVLYGQVGSGNPDHAWWGPAEVMPMARPAYKIDASCPGSDLAGEAAAALAASSMVFAGDDPAYANTLVQHAKQLYQFADTHRGKYSDCITDAANFYRSWSGYADELVWGAAWLYRATGDTAYLAKAEAAYDNLATEPQSSERSYRWTIAWDDKSYGTYVLLAELTGGERYFTDANRWLDYWTVGHNGQRVRYSPGGQAHLDTWGSLRYAANTAFAALVHSENVTDPVRKARYHDFGVRQIDYTLGDNPRKSSYLIGFGQNSPRNPHHRTAHGSWTDNLQQPAQNRHVLYGALVGGPGQPDDSYVDNRGDYVANEVALDYNAAYTGALAKLYDEFGGTPLANFPVPEVPDGPELYVQGAVTQQSTNFTEVKMYVLNTSAWPARALTGGKVRYYFTLDGTTTPAQLSVATHYNQCGTPSAPIQHAGNVYYVEVPCPATIAPAGQSAHRKEIQLRITSAGTWNPADDWSYAGLPSGSGAQPANTSRVVLTDAGGTPVWGETPAG is encoded by the coding sequence GTGCCCCACCGCCGCTCACCGGTCCCGCCGGCGCTGTTCGCGGCCGCCGTCCTGCTCACCACCGCACTCGCCACGCCCGCCGTTTCGGCGCCGGCGGCGGGGTTCAACTACGGCGAGGCGCTCCAGAAGTCGATCCTGTTCTACGACGCCCAGCGCTCCGGCGTCCTCGGCCCCGGCAACCGGGTCAACTGGCGCGGTGACTCCGGCCTCGCCGACGGCCAGGACGCCGGTCTCGACCTCACCGGCGGCTTCTACGACGCCGGTGACCACGTGAAGTTCGGCCTGCCGTTCGCCGCCAGCATGACCATGCTGGCCTGGGGCGCGGTCGAGGAACCGGCCGCGTACCAGCGTTCCGGCCAGCTGCCGCACCTGAAGGCGAACCTGAAGCACGGCACCGACTGGCTGCTCAAGGCCCATCCCGAGCCGAACGTCCTCTATGGACAGGTCGGCAGCGGGAACCCCGACCACGCCTGGTGGGGCCCGGCCGAGGTGATGCCGATGGCGCGGCCCGCGTACAAGATCGACGCGAGCTGCCCCGGTTCGGACCTGGCCGGCGAGGCCGCCGCGGCACTGGCCGCTTCGTCGATGGTCTTCGCCGGTGACGATCCGGCGTACGCGAACACCCTGGTCCAGCACGCGAAGCAGCTCTACCAGTTCGCCGACACCCATCGCGGCAAGTACAGCGACTGCATCACCGACGCGGCGAACTTCTACCGGTCGTGGAGCGGGTACGCCGACGAGCTGGTGTGGGGTGCGGCCTGGCTGTACCGCGCCACCGGCGACACCGCCTACCTGGCCAAGGCCGAAGCCGCCTACGACAACCTGGCCACCGAGCCGCAGAGCAGCGAACGGTCCTACCGGTGGACGATCGCCTGGGACGACAAGTCCTACGGCACCTACGTGCTGCTCGCCGAGCTGACCGGCGGCGAGCGCTACTTCACCGACGCCAACCGCTGGCTCGACTACTGGACCGTGGGCCACAACGGCCAGCGCGTGCGCTACTCCCCCGGTGGCCAGGCGCACCTGGACACCTGGGGCTCGCTGCGCTACGCCGCCAACACCGCGTTCGCCGCGCTGGTGCACAGCGAGAACGTGACCGACCCGGTGCGCAAGGCGCGGTACCACGACTTCGGCGTCCGGCAGATCGACTACACTCTCGGCGACAATCCGCGGAAGTCGAGCTACCTGATCGGCTTCGGGCAGAACTCACCGCGCAACCCGCACCACCGCACCGCGCACGGCAGCTGGACCGACAACCTCCAGCAGCCCGCGCAGAACCGGCACGTGCTGTACGGCGCGCTCGTCGGCGGCCCCGGCCAGCCCGACGATTCCTATGTGGACAACCGCGGCGACTACGTGGCGAACGAGGTCGCGCTCGACTACAACGCCGCCTACACCGGTGCGCTGGCCAAGCTGTACGACGAGTTCGGCGGCACCCCGCTGGCGAACTTCCCGGTACCGGAGGTCCCCGACGGTCCCGAGCTGTACGTGCAGGGCGCGGTCACCCAGCAGAGCACGAACTTCACCGAGGTGAAGATGTACGTGCTGAACACCTCGGCCTGGCCCGCGCGGGCGCTGACCGGCGGCAAGGTCCGCTACTACTTCACCCTCGACGGCACCACCACTCCCGCCCAGCTTTCCGTGGCCACCCACTACAACCAGTGCGGCACGCCGTCGGCGCCGATCCAGCACGCCGGGAACGTGTACTACGTCGAAGTGCCGTGCCCGGCGACGATCGCCCCGGCCGGGCAGAGCGCCCACCGCAAGGAGATCCAGCTCCGGATCACCAGTGCGGGCACCTGGAACCCGGCCGACGACTGGTCCTACGCCGGGCTGCCGTCCGGCAGCGGCGCGCAACCGGCGAACACCTCGCGGGTCGTGCTGACCGACGCCGGCGGCACGCCGGTGTGGGGCGAAACCCCGGCCGGCTGA